The proteins below come from a single Zea mays cultivar B73 chromosome 8, Zm-B73-REFERENCE-NAM-5.0, whole genome shotgun sequence genomic window:
- the LOC100285933 gene encoding CASP-like protein 4U1 isoform X1, producing the protein MRRGRGTEPKRNESKEAHKTGKATRNLSPPIPSFHPSATRGSGSSHSHAHTMASTPRTPAPERSPPPVPTPPPPLEDEPPPYLADGSPREEASFSSDGREGAPPKNPQLSPTHHAAPRLVPPPSSPARQDGQEQEGSANKAAAATAEPAREPLRQMATGLARPLSSQTSPATTNSPTPSASPTPSSPAPVANNSKRSGQSTPKRAETKLPLSSPAVAVHFDPVEEAVTSPLRLGKARLDQQQQQQHAAGAAESGASVVPGVAAAVAAVAERRELLLALRLATAVLSLAAFSVIASARTSGWAGDYYARHLQYSGRRQVRRRSERDRVRLLGRAVIGQNPPPGLTQVYVPDHVELLLQPVPGPGSGVPPHVGVVGGRVAQRPVGVQVRHGRLRQEDHRRPVAVLRRVPGARSERGHLHG; encoded by the exons ATGCGACGAGGGAGAGGGACCGAACCAAAACGAAACGAGAGTAAAGAAGCGCATAAAACTGGGAAAGCCACACGTAACCTCTCCCCGCCGatcccttccttccatccttccgccACGCGCGGCAGCGGTTCGTCACACTCACACGCACACACCATGGCGTCCACGCCACGGACGCCGGCGCCGGAGCGGTCTCCGCCGCCCGTGCCCACTCCTCCTCCGCCTCTGGAGGACGAGCCGCCGCCGTATCTGGCCGACGGGTCGCCGCGGGAGGAGGCCAGCTTCTCCAGCGACGGGAGGGAAGGAGCGCCCCCCAAGAACCCGCAGCTCTCGCCCACGCACCACGCTGCGCCACGCCTCGTGCCGCCGCCCAGCAGCCCAGCCAGGCAAGACGGGCAAGAACAAGAAGGGAGCGCTAATAAGGCCGCCGCGGCCACGGCGGAGCCGGCCCGCGAGCCGCTCCGCCAGATGGCGACGGGCCTCGCCCGGCCACTGTCGTCGCAGACGTCGCCCGCCACCACCAACTCTCCTACTCCGTCGGCGTCTCCGACGCCGTCGAGTCCCGCGCCCGTGGCCAACAACAGCAAGAGGAGCGGCCAGAGCACGCCCAAGCGCGCGGAGACGAAGCTGCCGCTGTCGTCGCCGGCCGTCGCGGTGCACTTCGACCCAGTCGAGGAGGCCGTCACGTCGCCGCTGCGCCTCGGCAAGGCGCGCCtcgaccagcagcagcagcagcagcacgcgGCGGGGGCGGCGGAGAGCGGGGCATCCGTGGTCCCCGGTGTGGCGGCGGCCGTGGCCGCGGTCGCCGAGCGGAGGGAGCTGTTGCTGGCGCTGCGCCTGGCCACGGCGGTGCTCAGCCTCGCGGCCTTCTCGGTGATCGCCAGTGCCCGGACGTCCGGATGGGCCGGCGACTACTACGCCCGCCACCTGCAGTACAG TGGACGGCGGCAGGTACGCCGTCGCAGTGAACGTGATCGTGTTCGCCTACTCGGTCGCGCAGTCATTGGGCAAAATCCGCCACCTGGTCTCACCCAGGTTTACGTTCCGGACCATGTCGAGCTACTACTGCAGCCTGTTCCTGGACCAG GTTCTGGCGTACCTCCTCATGTCGGCGTCGTCGGCGGCCGCGTCGCGCAACGACCTGTGGGTGTCCAGGTTCGGCACGGACGCCTTCGTCAGGAAGATCACCGGCGCCCTGTGGCTGTCCTTCGTCGCGTTCCTGGTGCTCGCTCTGAACGCGGTCATCTCCACGGCTAA
- the LOC100285933 gene encoding CASP-like protein 4U1 — MASTPRTPAPERSPPPVPTPPPPLEDEPPPYLADGSPREEASFSSDGREGAPPKNPQLSPTHHAAPRLVPPPSSPARQDGQEQEGSANKAAAATAEPAREPLRQMATGLARPLSSQTSPATTNSPTPSASPTPSSPAPVANNSKRSGQSTPKRAETKLPLSSPAVAVHFDPVEEAVTSPLRLGKARLDQQQQQQHAAGAAESGASVVPGVAAAVAAVAERRELLLALRLATAVLSLAAFSVIASARTSGWAGDYYARHLQYRYAVAVNVIVFAYSVAQSLGKIRHLVSPRFTFRTMSSYYCSLFLDQVLAYLLMSASSAAASRNDLWVSRFGTDAFVRKITGALWLSFVAFLVLALNAVISTANLFSMV; from the exons ATGGCGTCCACGCCACGGACGCCGGCGCCGGAGCGGTCTCCGCCGCCCGTGCCCACTCCTCCTCCGCCTCTGGAGGACGAGCCGCCGCCGTATCTGGCCGACGGGTCGCCGCGGGAGGAGGCCAGCTTCTCCAGCGACGGGAGGGAAGGAGCGCCCCCCAAGAACCCGCAGCTCTCGCCCACGCACCACGCTGCGCCACGCCTCGTGCCGCCGCCCAGCAGCCCAGCCAGGCAAGACGGGCAAGAACAAGAAGGGAGCGCTAATAAGGCCGCCGCGGCCACGGCGGAGCCGGCCCGCGAGCCGCTCCGCCAGATGGCGACGGGCCTCGCCCGGCCACTGTCGTCGCAGACGTCGCCCGCCACCACCAACTCTCCTACTCCGTCGGCGTCTCCGACGCCGTCGAGTCCCGCGCCCGTGGCCAACAACAGCAAGAGGAGCGGCCAGAGCACGCCCAAGCGCGCGGAGACGAAGCTGCCGCTGTCGTCGCCGGCCGTCGCGGTGCACTTCGACCCAGTCGAGGAGGCCGTCACGTCGCCGCTGCGCCTCGGCAAGGCGCGCCtcgaccagcagcagcagcagcagcacgcgGCGGGGGCGGCGGAGAGCGGGGCATCCGTGGTCCCCGGTGTGGCGGCGGCCGTGGCCGCGGTCGCCGAGCGGAGGGAGCTGTTGCTGGCGCTGCGCCTGGCCACGGCGGTGCTCAGCCTCGCGGCCTTCTCGGTGATCGCCAGTGCCCGGACGTCCGGATGGGCCGGCGACTACTACGCCCGCCACCTGCAGTACAG GTACGCCGTCGCAGTGAACGTGATCGTGTTCGCCTACTCGGTCGCGCAGTCATTGGGCAAAATCCGCCACCTGGTCTCACCCAGGTTTACGTTCCGGACCATGTCGAGCTACTACTGCAGCCTGTTCCTGGACCAG GTTCTGGCGTACCTCCTCATGTCGGCGTCGTCGGCGGCCGCGTCGCGCAACGACCTGTGGGTGTCCAGGTTCGGCACGGACGCCTTCGTCAGGAAGATCACCGGCGCCCTGTGGCTGTCCTTCGTCGCGTTCCTGGTGCTCGCTCTGAACGCGGTCATCTCCACGGCTAATCTCTTCAGCATGGTCTGA
- the LOC100285933 gene encoding CASP-like protein 4U1 isoform X3 gives MRRGRGTEPKRNESKEAHKTGKATRNLSPPIPSFHPSATRGSGSSHSHAHTMASTPRTPAPERSPPPVPTPPPPLEDEPPPYLADGSPREEASFSSDGREGAPPKNPQLSPTHHAAPRLVPPPSSPARQDGQEQEGSANKAAAATAEPAREPLRQMATGLARPLSSQTSPATTNSPTPSASPTPSSPAPVANNSKRSGQSTPKRAETKLPLSSPAVAVHFDPVEEAVTSPLRLGKARLDQQQQQQHAAGAAESGASVVPGVAAAVAAVAERRELLLALRLATAVLSLAAFSVIASARTSGWAGDYYARHLQYSGRRQVRRRSERDRVRLLGRAVIGQNPPPGLTQVYVPDHVELLLQPVPGPGKFWRTSSCRRRRRPRRATTCGCPGSARTPSSGRSPAPCGCPSSRSWCSL, from the exons ATGCGACGAGGGAGAGGGACCGAACCAAAACGAAACGAGAGTAAAGAAGCGCATAAAACTGGGAAAGCCACACGTAACCTCTCCCCGCCGatcccttccttccatccttccgccACGCGCGGCAGCGGTTCGTCACACTCACACGCACACACCATGGCGTCCACGCCACGGACGCCGGCGCCGGAGCGGTCTCCGCCGCCCGTGCCCACTCCTCCTCCGCCTCTGGAGGACGAGCCGCCGCCGTATCTGGCCGACGGGTCGCCGCGGGAGGAGGCCAGCTTCTCCAGCGACGGGAGGGAAGGAGCGCCCCCCAAGAACCCGCAGCTCTCGCCCACGCACCACGCTGCGCCACGCCTCGTGCCGCCGCCCAGCAGCCCAGCCAGGCAAGACGGGCAAGAACAAGAAGGGAGCGCTAATAAGGCCGCCGCGGCCACGGCGGAGCCGGCCCGCGAGCCGCTCCGCCAGATGGCGACGGGCCTCGCCCGGCCACTGTCGTCGCAGACGTCGCCCGCCACCACCAACTCTCCTACTCCGTCGGCGTCTCCGACGCCGTCGAGTCCCGCGCCCGTGGCCAACAACAGCAAGAGGAGCGGCCAGAGCACGCCCAAGCGCGCGGAGACGAAGCTGCCGCTGTCGTCGCCGGCCGTCGCGGTGCACTTCGACCCAGTCGAGGAGGCCGTCACGTCGCCGCTGCGCCTCGGCAAGGCGCGCCtcgaccagcagcagcagcagcagcacgcgGCGGGGGCGGCGGAGAGCGGGGCATCCGTGGTCCCCGGTGTGGCGGCGGCCGTGGCCGCGGTCGCCGAGCGGAGGGAGCTGTTGCTGGCGCTGCGCCTGGCCACGGCGGTGCTCAGCCTCGCGGCCTTCTCGGTGATCGCCAGTGCCCGGACGTCCGGATGGGCCGGCGACTACTACGCCCGCCACCTGCAGTACAG TGGACGGCGGCAGGTACGCCGTCGCAGTGAACGTGATCGTGTTCGCCTACTCGGTCGCGCAGTCATTGGGCAAAATCCGCCACCTGGTCTCACCCAGGTTTACGTTCCGGACCATGTCGAGCTACTACTGCAGCCTGTTCCTGGACCAGGCAA GTTCTGGCGTACCTCCTCATGTCGGCGTCGTCGGCGGCCGCGTCGCGCAACGACCTGTGGGTGTCCAGGTTCGGCACGGACGCCTTCGTCAGGAAGATCACCGGCGCCCTGTGGCTGTCCTTCGTCGCGTTCCTGGTGCTCGCTCTGA
- the LOC100285933 gene encoding CASP-like protein 4U1 isoform X2 produces MRRGRGTEPKRNESKEAHKTGKATRNLSPPIPSFHPSATRGSGSSHSHAHTMASTPRTPAPERSPPPVPTPPPPLEDEPPPYLADGSPREEASFSSDGREGAPPKNPQLSPTHHAAPRLVPPPSSPARQDGQEQEGSANKAAAATAEPAREPLRQMATGLARPLSSQTSPATTNSPTPSASPTPSSPAPVANNSKRSGQSTPKRAETKLPLSSPAVAVHFDPVEEAVTSPLRLGKARLDQQQQQQHAAGAAESGASVVPGVAAAVAAVAERRELLLALRLATAVLSLAAFSVIASARTSGWAGDYYARHLQYRYAVAVNVIVFAYSVAQSLGKIRHLVSPRFTFRTMSSYYCSLFLDQASSGVPPHVGVVGGRVAQRPVGVQVRHGRLRQEDHRRPVAVLRRVPGARSERGHLHG; encoded by the exons ATGCGACGAGGGAGAGGGACCGAACCAAAACGAAACGAGAGTAAAGAAGCGCATAAAACTGGGAAAGCCACACGTAACCTCTCCCCGCCGatcccttccttccatccttccgccACGCGCGGCAGCGGTTCGTCACACTCACACGCACACACCATGGCGTCCACGCCACGGACGCCGGCGCCGGAGCGGTCTCCGCCGCCCGTGCCCACTCCTCCTCCGCCTCTGGAGGACGAGCCGCCGCCGTATCTGGCCGACGGGTCGCCGCGGGAGGAGGCCAGCTTCTCCAGCGACGGGAGGGAAGGAGCGCCCCCCAAGAACCCGCAGCTCTCGCCCACGCACCACGCTGCGCCACGCCTCGTGCCGCCGCCCAGCAGCCCAGCCAGGCAAGACGGGCAAGAACAAGAAGGGAGCGCTAATAAGGCCGCCGCGGCCACGGCGGAGCCGGCCCGCGAGCCGCTCCGCCAGATGGCGACGGGCCTCGCCCGGCCACTGTCGTCGCAGACGTCGCCCGCCACCACCAACTCTCCTACTCCGTCGGCGTCTCCGACGCCGTCGAGTCCCGCGCCCGTGGCCAACAACAGCAAGAGGAGCGGCCAGAGCACGCCCAAGCGCGCGGAGACGAAGCTGCCGCTGTCGTCGCCGGCCGTCGCGGTGCACTTCGACCCAGTCGAGGAGGCCGTCACGTCGCCGCTGCGCCTCGGCAAGGCGCGCCtcgaccagcagcagcagcagcagcacgcgGCGGGGGCGGCGGAGAGCGGGGCATCCGTGGTCCCCGGTGTGGCGGCGGCCGTGGCCGCGGTCGCCGAGCGGAGGGAGCTGTTGCTGGCGCTGCGCCTGGCCACGGCGGTGCTCAGCCTCGCGGCCTTCTCGGTGATCGCCAGTGCCCGGACGTCCGGATGGGCCGGCGACTACTACGCCCGCCACCTGCAGTACAG GTACGCCGTCGCAGTGAACGTGATCGTGTTCGCCTACTCGGTCGCGCAGTCATTGGGCAAAATCCGCCACCTGGTCTCACCCAGGTTTACGTTCCGGACCATGTCGAGCTACTACTGCAGCCTGTTCCTGGACCAGGCAA GTTCTGGCGTACCTCCTCATGTCGGCGTCGTCGGCGGCCGCGTCGCGCAACGACCTGTGGGTGTCCAGGTTCGGCACGGACGCCTTCGTCAGGAAGATCACCGGCGCCCTGTGGCTGTCCTTCGTCGCGTTCCTGGTGCTCGCTCTGAACGCGGTCATCTCCACGGCTAA